The genomic DNA TTCTAACCTTTGCTTTTATTGTTTTAAGTTATTCATCTTCCTTCCCTATCCGTATCCGGTACTCTCTTATATTTAAcagtttttataaaattgagctttaattttttttgtaCAAGATTTTATTTAATATCTTGTTATCAAGTTGGTTAGTCATAAAATTTGTATCGAATCTGAAAAGGCATAAAATATCGCAaaaactcatatttataataaaaaattattaatagtTTTGAGCAATGGTCTAGAGATGAAATTTATGTGAAGATTAATTGTGATGCAATTAGTTTCACAACATATGTAGATTTGATTGCTCGAGATGTCATTATAAAATTGTTTAGTTTAAATTTTTTAGataatattatatatgttaaATAATCTGAAAATAAAAAAGATTTTTGTTTAACATTTTTTTTGTTTCACAATAGAATTGTAGTTGACTGTTTGAAGATTTGTTCCTGATTTTCATCTTGCACGTAACAAACACTTAATACATATAAAAGATGAGTTTTGTTCTTTTAATTACATAAAATCGCTAAAATCAAATTTATTATATCTATAGTTTTATGAAATTGCTGAATATTCATTAATCTAACACGTAATTGGAATATGATTATAATTACAAATTTATAAATGATTAATATCAAGTATATTTTCTGTCAAAAAAAAAATATCAAGTATATTTTGGGCCCATAATTAGTTTGAATTAATGTTGGACAAGAAACAGTGTTGGACTTGGACCCATAAATTCGGTTCTGGGCTTATAGTCATAGAGACTGTAGGTATCCGATTCCGACTACATATTTGATTTGAATACTGTCATACTTATACAGCAGTGTCCTATAAAATTAAACCAAATCCCCTTTTCTTAATTGACTCCCATCTCTCCTTCCCTCTCTCTAATTTTGGTGTTTTCAAGGAGTCAAGCGTACTTTTCGAAGATGAGAAATTGTTAAATTATTTAGGGGATTGAGCTGTTCTATTTTGAAACTCAATCAAACTGGATCTATCCTTCTTAATTTGAGGAGGTATCTGCAAACTTCGTATTACTCTATTTTAGATtttgattaatatatttttattacgATTGGATAGGGGTTAAGTTATCCTGGGTTCGATACTGAAATTGTAAGGCTATAGTCGAAAAACAGTATGGATATGACGTGGCTTAGAAGATGTGCATCTAGGACTGAACTTAGATTCTCCTCTCAAGAAATTGTTCTAGACCAGGAACATCTATTAACATTAATCCTGTTACGGCTACCTTACATACAACTCGCTTCCTTGAAGTCTGTTTCGAAAAAATGGCATTCTCTCGTCACCACTCCTCACTTCGCTAGCCTCGTCCGTAATTCAGTCCCTCCTCTTCGTGCCTCTGGTCTCTTCCTACAACGTCCCGTTTGTCTTAGGTCTCCTCGTGATGAAGTCTATTTCATTTCTCTAGACAATCCAAACACCCCCTCCCCGTTCACAACCCTCACTTTTGCTCATGACCCTTTTGATCCTCAAAAAATCCGTATTTTACAATCCTGCAATGGCCTTTTATTGTGTTCTACTGCCCTCTATAGACCTAAGGAATTGCGTAAGTATTATGTATATAACCCCTCTATCAATCATCTAGACACCCTTCCTGAGCATCCTCCTGGCAGTGGGCATTGGGTTCGTTATGTCGGCTTATGTTTTGATCCTTCCCAGTCAAGTCACTACAAGATTATTGCTTTTGATACTACATATAGCTCTCCATCACATTATGTTGGTAACTTTTATATTTACTCCTCTAAAACCGGGACTTGGAAGGCCTCTTTACAGTGTTTTACTCCACCACCTCCAGGAGCAAACATCAGTGGCGGAGTGTATTTGAATGGATGTATTCATTGGTTAAGTAAATTGAACTACAAATCAGAACCACATTCTACTGTTTCTGATTGTTTATGCTTTAATGTGGACGACGAAAGGTTAGAAACATTTCCAAGGCCTCCTACTAGTGTGAGGTCAGCTTCAAGGAGGAGTTTATATTTCGGGGAATCTGAAGGCCATTTGCATTTTATCGAGGCTTGTCCATATGCCACTTCACTTATCTTCTATGAGATGAAGAGTGATTACTCGGGGTGGTTTGTCAAGTACCAAATTGATCTTGATCCAATCTCCAAAGTTTTCCCTGAGATGACCAAACAAAAGTTTATATTTCATGATAGAAACGATTATGCAGTTGCTGTGCTTTCACTTATTAGAAGAGAGAATTTCCGGGAGGATCCATTCTTGACACTGGAAGTACCTGGTAAGGTTATACGTTACAATCTCGTGACCAGGAGCGTCAAAATGATATGGGACTTTAGTCTGGAAAATGTTGATGAGTGGTCCTTTGGAAATTTGCAAGTGTGGCAATACATTGAATCTGTGTAGTTTCAACGTAGCTGTTGGTCAAGGTGCTAGAATTGCAGCATGATTGATTTGGTAATGTTCTATTTATAGATGCAAGTAGTAACTTTCACTGTTTCACTATTTGTGcagaatttatttattttaaaatttttctgGTCTGTGTTTTTGCCTATCTCTACCAACCTAGTGGCATGCAAGTTAATTTGTTTTCTCATATTGTTGATGTTATAAAATTTCCTTCATTTGGTTTCACTATCTCTTTTTTGTTAGTATGACTTCAAATGTTCATTGAGCTATAATAATTTTCTTATAATATGTTATTGTTTGTTAATTTATTATGTTTTACATAATTTACATGTGTAAGGTGTATATATTTTAGAATAGGATTACACATGGTGCCCTTTTGACGGCGCCTTCGCTTTTGCTCCGATCTTTTTTGATTTCTTGTATGTTTAGTCAAGAATACAAGTCAgtataaaaaattagaaattagttgCAAGTCAATGGAAAAGGATGAAATAAAGATAATGGTGGATTATATCTTCTTGTAAAAACAATAGAAGAACATATTAAGTAGCGTGAGAAAATATGCAACGAAGTTGTTTGTTGAAGTGTCTTTGGTGATGCAAGCTTTTGTTGTTGTGGGTTACCCTCGCATTTCACTATTACATGGCATTTTGGGACAATGTTGGACCAGTTTGGGATGAGTAAAGCTAGCAATGGCAGGTTGTAGTTGAACTAGATCAGATCACTAGAATAAGAGAAAAGTGTACATACATATATGAATACCGACAAAAGGCAATCCCGTTTAAAATTGTACCTTTAGCTAAACCAAATTTGGAATATCGTTAACATCTCtaatatgttaattttaatatttataatgtTTAGTTGAATATTACGCGTGTGTGTGATGAGCGCGCTTGCGTGTGAAAAAACCCAAGTGTAAGATGTATAAAAATGGAACCTTTGACAATGGCTTGCTTGAACCTACAAACTAATGATTATTTGTCTTTCTGTTCTGAATCATTGTTAGAGTATCTCCATAAGCCTTCATATCTTGGCTCTTAATTTGAAATTTGAGGAGGGAGTCAATTTTCTTTGCTTTAAGAGACTCTAGCTCTTATATTCACTAAAAGTCCCATCTCTCTCAATTTTAAGAGCTACTACCAACTCCTAAGCAGTGTTATCGAAAGCATTAAGCGCACCGAGGCGCAAAACTCTCTGGAGCCTAGGCGCAAAGCGCAAAAACGAGGCGCGCGCTTCTTTGAAGCTAGGCGCATGTTTtacaaatttttttatttattatttaggatatatgtatataggtttataACATAATTTATACTTCAAAATATATTAAATCACACTTTAAGCCAAAAATAACTTAATTTATcctttataatatattaaataatacT from Apium graveolens cultivar Ventura chromosome 5, ASM990537v1, whole genome shotgun sequence includes the following:
- the LOC141723860 gene encoding F-box protein At5g07610-like, with product MDMTWLRRCASRTELRFSSQEIVLDQEHLLTLILLRLPYIQLASLKSVSKKWHSLVTTPHFASLVRNSVPPLRASGLFLQRPVCLRSPRDEVYFISLDNPNTPSPFTTLTFAHDPFDPQKIRILQSCNGLLLCSTALYRPKELRKYYVYNPSINHLDTLPEHPPGSGHWVRYVGLCFDPSQSSHYKIIAFDTTYSSPSHYVGNFYIYSSKTGTWKASLQCFTPPPPGANISGGVYLNGCIHWLSKLNYKSEPHSTVSDCLCFNVDDERLETFPRPPTSVRSASRRSLYFGESEGHLHFIEACPYATSLIFYEMKSDYSGWFVKYQIDLDPISKVFPEMTKQKFIFHDRNDYAVAVLSLIRRENFREDPFLTLEVPGKVIRYNLVTRSVKMIWDFSLENVDEWSFGNLQVWQYIESV